The DNA window CGACAGTCTGTTGGTCCGTTTGGATGTCATGCAGCTGATCTCCGATGTGGTGTAGATGCAGCAGGCCTTGTGCGGCGGTGATGCTGCTGCGGCCAGGAGACTCGAGCGATTGCTCCAGCCTGTCAATAATATCGGCCACTGGCGCTCCACTCAACAgcatatcttcttcttcttctgcgTAGTCACCACCACCCGTCACCAGGTGCGCCAGCTTGTCCAGCGCCTGCCCCAGGATTTGATTATCCTCACAACCTTTCTCTACGAGAGATTCGAGAAGGGCCTCATCGTGGGGCCCGCTCAACTCAGGCAAGTAATGTGCCTCACTGATAGTCTCAAACAAATCCTTATGGACCACTAGATTGTTCTGAAAGTCCTCCTCCCCGTGGGATTTCCGATCGTAAAATATATCCTCGGTAGTCTTGGGGGGTTCACCGAGTTCAAACGACATGACGTCCCTAGCCACCGCCTCGTCGGGCAGGAAGGCGTAGGCGTCGTTCACGCCGGCTTCGAGCTCGAGGTCCTTGCCGCGCTGCTGGTTGAACTCGAGCTCGGCCACGGCCAGCAAGTTGTCGAGCGGCGTCGGCTCCGGCGGCGGcgtgggcggcggcggcggcggcgcgggcacACGCGCCGCGGCAGCCGCGCGCGGCACCGCGATGGTGTGCGAGGGGATGTGGGTCTCCAGGTCGGGAGGAGCGAGCCAGGCGGGCTCGCGGGCTCGCTTGCGGGCGGCACGGCCGCGGCTGCGCTTGCGCTCGCGGGGAGGCGCAGGTGGCACCCGGATAGCGTTGTAGATCTCGGTGCGAGGGATCACGCGCCAGCCGCCGGGCGTGCGCGCGAGGCGGATGCGGTTGCGCGGGTCGTAGTCCTCGCAGTGCACGGCCTGCACTCGGCCGTCCTGCTGGCGGGCCCACAGGAACACGGGTCGCAACCTGGGGCGCGGGTGGTCGGAGCGGACGGCGAGGCTGCGCGCGCGGCGCGGGCCTCTGGGCGCGGGACGGACGCAGGGAGCGGAGCGCGAGCGCGGGCGGGCGGCATCGGCgcgggggcgggcggcgcgaggctcgccgccgccgccgggcgCCCGAGACCGCGGAGTCACTCCGGCGCGCCGCAGCTGGACGAGCGACGACCGCGCGGACGCGGCCCCGACGCGTACTGACGCCCGGCCCGGGCGccccgccccgcgccccgcCCAGCGATCGATACCGCCCGCGAGCGCCCGCTGCACCCGCATGTAAACACCCCGCGACGTTGCCGCGCTTACGTGGCCTCGTTAATCTTAAATCCATATTCGATGTCCGCCTGCCGAGCGTGCGGTCGCAGGCTCCCGACCGGCCTTTGCACTTTTCAGCGTAGTTCCTGCTTCCGGGATATCTGCGTACGAATCAAAAGAGATGCGCCAGCCTCTCGGCTCGTCTCGTGCCGTCGTGCCGAGGCAGAGCACatataatatgaaaataattctgttttatatgtacgaaacaaacaaaaaaaaaactgtaaatcATCGTATCGATACACTATCTCTTGTGATTTCGATCCCATCTTATTgcatgtatttttaaataacaataaaaaaattacatttattttatcttttgattggtttaaaaattataattaattcagCTAATAATTTCCAAGATCCTAGTTTGCTATTAAGAATACCGgaagctttaaattttaaaacacTCGTATTTATCTCAATGTGACCAAAGTAAAGCTAACTTTATCCAAAGTCCATAGAGTCTAAATTCAAACAAAATGTAAAGCATCTCTTACGAGTTTTGGAAAGATATCTTAGTAGACAAAATCCAAATTTGTTCAAACACAATAcgtctttatttatttagctgTATTAGTTCCGCTCTATAGAAACGGTATATTGATagagataaaataaatacaaaggCTAAGATACCAAATACCAACTTAACTTGAATCTTAAGTTGAAAGTGGATAGCACGTGAAATCGCTTTTTCATACAAACGTACCACTATTTTCCTCCCTGGGTACCTACGTACCCATGCATGCATGGCTACCcatatgcacaaacgcttacggtCT is part of the Leguminivora glycinivorella isolate SPB_JAAS2020 chromosome 10, LegGlyc_1.1, whole genome shotgun sequence genome and encodes:
- the LOC125230399 gene encoding uncharacterized protein LOC125230399, with the translated sequence MRVQRALAGGIDRWAGRGAGRPGRASVRVGAASARSSLVQLRRAGVTPRSRAPGGGGEPRAARPRADAARPRSRSAPCVRPAPRGPRRARSLAVRSDHPRPRLRPVFLWARQQDGRVQAVHCEDYDPRNRIRLARTPGGWRVIPRTEIYNAIRVPPAPPRERKRSRGRAARKRAREPAWLAPPDLETHIPSHTIAVPRAAAAARVPAPPPPPPTPPPEPTPLDNLLAVAELEFNQQRGKDLELEAGVNDAYAFLPDEAVARDVMSFELGEPPKTTEDIFYDRKSHGEEDFQNNLVVHKDLFETISEAHYLPELSGPHDEALLESLVEKGCEDNQILGQALDKLAHLVTGGGDYAEEEEDMLLSGAPVADIIDRLEQSLESPGRSSITAAQGLLHLHHIGDQLHDIQTDQQTVDQTYMSDEVFVPEVPTECSLTLSQERELQDANEITRMEYEQEAEKTLEGNAEATESLYTDISEPVVEEHQTYKDNTEEELPNPTLSEDSEMSVPTEIAADADAPEDDEPVQKNEENVPTCMPKEEVTQPEGPGEDSEKEPEPESEDPSVCELVATDLSLKAVQKQKQVLSAVVETRHMEAIVTVEKSEELPRDLSVHRRLPTPHASPRRIDIPRAPSRESDAMQSPQPSGIPAIPSSPEIFTAPQKSKQTLFLETLLSSPSPKMYTSEVTITKQQCEPLNLGKHRKSASPTVSSCSDEMRKLNKEFGEPQEKG